DNA sequence from the Oncorhynchus clarkii lewisi isolate Uvic-CL-2024 chromosome 9, UVic_Ocla_1.0, whole genome shotgun sequence genome:
GCCCAGGTGAGCGACCCCACTGTCGGCGTAGATTTCTTCTCTCGCCTGGTGGAGATCGAGCCGGGGAAACGGATCAAGCTACAGATCTGGGATACTGCGGGACAGGAGCGGTTcaggtacggtgtgtgtgtgtgtgtgtgtgtgtgggggggggtctaAGGATGGTGACAGGTATTTATCGTCGAATATTAACCTCTTTCGGTAGTGATCTATCATAGCCTCCCTTTCGAATGACAACGCGCTCTGCTGTGTCAATGCTGCTTCCTGTCCAACAAGACTGAGGTCCACACTGAAGTCAGGTTGTGCCATTCCACTACTGATTAGGGTTATTGACGAGTCAAACAAGCCTTATTATGCAAAGTACAAAGGGTATAAGGTTATTGGCCTATTTAAACATTTACAGGAACATCGGTAACACATTGGATATGAATGCCTAAATAGGCCTGAtagacatttctaaaaacatacaAAACAAGTAGCAgcctttgaacacacacacacacacacacacacacacacacacacacacacacacacacacgcgcttcGTCAGcgttccatctctccatcatttCCTGCTCTATATCTGTCTTCTGATTCATTTCAACTGTTTCTTATGAATATTTTACCAGCCTCCTatcttcattctctctttcttgaAGTCCTCTTCTTCCACCTCCCCTTCCTTCTATCCACCCACACCTTGCCTGCCTGTCATATCCCTCCTCccacttcctctccccttcctgtcctccctccctcccacctcacattttctctctctcttctaccaaactttccctctccctcactacccactctctccctcactacccactctctccctcactacccactctctccctcactacccactctccccctcactacccactctccccctcactaccCACTCTCCCCCTTTTCTAACCTTTATATCTGTCtcctaacacctctctctctccctcacactcttcTTTTAGTTCAGAACGACACAATTTGTCTTCGTGATGAGTGTGATGCAACAGTAAGACTCTTGATAACATCTCAGATGTTTCCTCAATGATGTGGATGTTTCTATCCTCCACTGTGATCTGCCATGTCATCCAGGTTCAGCTTAGTAGCCAATAGTCCATCTatatctcatgttctctctcatCTCAACCCTCTCTCAGGTCCATCACAAGAGCCTACTATCGTAACTCGGTGGGCGGGCTCCTGCTGTTTGACATCACAAACCGTCGCTCCTTCCAGAACGTTCATGATTGGCTAGAGGAGGCCCGGAGTCACGTCCAACCACACAGCATCGTGTTCCTATTGGTCGGACACAAGTGTGACCTGGAGCCTCAGCGTCAGGTAGCCtatcagaatgtgtgtgtgtttgattgacCATTGGAAGAAAGAATCCTCACCCTAACAAAGGACACTATAAATAACACATTTCTATGAAATCAGACAATAAAATAGAATctttacctttaaaaaaaaatcgccAGGTGACTCGTCAGGAAGCTGAGAAACTCGCCGGCGCCTACGGGATGCGTTACGTAGAAACCTCGGCCCGCGACGCCATCAATGTGGAACACGCCTTCACGGAGCTGACCAGGGACATCTTCCACCTGGTGAGGAGATAACCTTCTTCAAACATGAACCTTCTTCAAACATGAATCTCAAAGAAACTAAATTGTAATTAATATACAATTATTAGGTTATTGCCATTTTAACAAGTCATTTCAAAATAAATACCTGATAaatactagggctgggaattgccagggacctcatgatacAATAGTATTACAATACTCACAATAGTATTACAATACTCACAATAGTATTACAATACTCACAATAGTATTacaatacttaggtgccgat
Encoded proteins:
- the LOC139415882 gene encoding ras-related protein Rab-39B-like, whose amino-acid sequence is MEAIWLYQFRLIVIGDSTVGKSCLIRRFTEGRFAQVSDPTVGVDFFSRLVEIEPGKRIKLQIWDTAGQERFRSITRAYYRNSVGGLLLFDITNRRSFQNVHDWLEEARSHVQPHSIVFLLVGHKCDLEPQRQVTRQEAEKLAGAYGMRYVETSARDAINVEHAFTELTRDIFHLVRSGDITIQEGWEGVKSGFVPNVVHSSEEVTKSDRRCLC